A single region of the Nocardioides aquaticus genome encodes:
- the nuoF gene encoding NADH-quinone oxidoreductase subunit NuoF: protein MSTLTPVLTDDWDAERSWTLETYESRGGYRALDVALGMEPSAVVEAVKTSGLRGRGGAGFPTGMKWSFIPQDNPKPKYLVVNADESEPGTCKDTPLMMASPHLLVEGVIISSYAIRAHHAFIYIRGEILHVVRRVQKAVQEAYLAGHLGKNIHGSGYDLDVVVHTGAGAYICGEETALLEGLEGRRGQPRLRPPFPAVAGLYASPTVINNVESIASVPSIVGRGADWFASMGTEKSQGFGIFSLSGHVRRPGQYEAPLGITLRQLIDLAGGIREGHELKFWTPGGSSTPILTAEHLDVPLDFEGVAGAGSMLGTRALQIFDETTCVVRAVLRWTEFYKHESCGKCTPCREGTWWLVQTLARLEAGQGSPEDLDLLLDQCDNILGRSFCALGDGATSPISSSIQHFRDEYLAHLEHGGCPFDPAASTLFADAAVPATTGA from the coding sequence ATCAGCACCCTGACCCCGGTCCTGACCGACGACTGGGACGCCGAGCGCAGCTGGACCCTCGAGACCTACGAGTCCCGCGGCGGCTACCGCGCGCTCGACGTCGCCCTGGGCATGGAGCCCTCCGCCGTGGTCGAGGCCGTCAAGACCTCCGGCCTGCGCGGACGCGGCGGCGCCGGGTTCCCCACCGGGATGAAGTGGAGCTTCATCCCGCAGGACAACCCCAAGCCGAAGTACCTGGTGGTCAACGCCGACGAGTCCGAGCCGGGCACCTGCAAGGACACCCCGCTGATGATGGCCAGCCCCCACCTGCTGGTGGAGGGCGTGATCATCTCCAGCTACGCCATCCGCGCCCACCACGCCTTCATCTACATCCGCGGCGAGATCCTCCACGTCGTGCGGCGGGTGCAGAAGGCCGTGCAGGAGGCCTACCTCGCCGGCCACCTCGGCAAGAACATCCACGGGTCCGGCTACGACCTCGACGTCGTGGTCCACACCGGCGCCGGCGCCTACATCTGCGGCGAGGAGACGGCGCTGCTCGAGGGCCTCGAGGGCCGTCGCGGCCAGCCCCGCCTGCGTCCGCCGTTCCCGGCCGTCGCCGGGCTGTACGCCAGCCCCACCGTGATCAACAACGTCGAGTCGATCGCCTCGGTGCCCAGCATCGTGGGCCGCGGCGCCGACTGGTTCGCCTCGATGGGCACCGAGAAGTCCCAGGGCTTCGGGATCTTCTCCCTCTCCGGCCACGTCCGTCGCCCCGGTCAGTACGAGGCCCCGCTGGGGATCACCCTGCGCCAGCTGATCGACCTCGCCGGGGGGATCCGCGAGGGCCACGAGCTGAAGTTCTGGACCCCCGGCGGCTCCAGCACCCCGATCCTGACCGCCGAGCACCTCGACGTCCCGCTGGACTTCGAGGGCGTCGCCGGCGCCGGGTCGATGCTCGGCACGCGCGCCCTGCAGATCTTCGACGAGACCACCTGCGTGGTGCGGGCCGTGCTGCGCTGGACCGAGTTCTACAAGCACGAGTCCTGCGGCAAGTGCACCCCGTGCCGCGAGGGCACCTGGTGGCTCGTGCAGACCCTGGCCCGGCTCGAGGCCGGCCAGGGCAGCCCCGAGGACCTCGACCTGCTCCTCGACCAGTGCGACAACATCCTGGGCCGCTCGTTCTGCGCGCTCGGGGACGGGGCGACCAGCCCCATCTCGAGCTCGATCCAGCACTTCCGCGACGAGTACCTCGCCCACCTCGAGCACGGCGGCTGCCCGTTCGACCCGGCCGCCTCCACCCTGTTCGCCGACGCCGCGGTGCCGGCCACCACCGGAGCCTGA
- a CDS encoding NADH-quinone oxidoreductase subunit D: MTTFEPGPGRAAGTQEDLYAGSSETTEGRVFTVTGQDWDSITEGLAEGDEERVVVNMGPQHPSTHGVLRLILELEGETVSEARCGIGYLHTGIEKNMEYRTWVQGTTFCTRMDYLAPFFNEATYSLGVERLLGIEDDIPEKASVMRVLMMELNRISSHLVAIATGGMELGALTVMTIGFRERELVLDLFELITGLRMNHAFIRPGGVAQDLPPGALEEIGSFVALMRKRLPEIEALCNANPIFKARLEGIGTLDLEGCLALGLTGPPLRATGYPWDLRKTQPYCGYETYDFDVQTWDTADSYGRFRVRVNEMHESLKIVEQAAERLAGLEGAPVMVADKKIAWPSQLSIGSDGMGNSLDHIRHIMGESMEGLIHHFKLVTEGFRVPAGQAYVPIESPRGELGAHLVSDGGTRPFRAHFRDPSFTNLQATSVMAEGGMIADVIVAIASIDPVMGGVDR, from the coding sequence CGAGGGGCTCGCGGAGGGCGACGAGGAACGCGTCGTCGTCAACATGGGCCCCCAGCACCCCTCCACCCACGGGGTGCTGCGCCTGATCCTCGAGCTCGAGGGGGAGACGGTCTCCGAGGCCCGCTGCGGCATCGGCTACCTCCACACCGGCATCGAGAAGAACATGGAGTACCGCACCTGGGTGCAGGGCACCACGTTCTGCACCCGGATGGACTACCTCGCGCCGTTCTTCAACGAGGCGACCTACAGCCTCGGCGTCGAGCGCCTGCTGGGCATCGAGGACGACATCCCCGAGAAGGCCAGCGTCATGCGGGTCCTGATGATGGAGCTGAACCGGATCTCCTCGCACCTGGTGGCCATCGCCACCGGCGGCATGGAGCTCGGCGCGCTGACGGTGATGACCATCGGGTTCCGCGAGCGCGAGCTGGTCCTGGACCTGTTCGAGCTGATCACCGGGCTCCGGATGAACCACGCGTTCATCCGCCCCGGCGGCGTGGCGCAGGACCTCCCGCCGGGCGCGCTGGAGGAGATCGGCTCCTTCGTGGCCCTGATGCGCAAGCGGCTGCCCGAGATCGAGGCGCTCTGCAACGCCAACCCGATCTTCAAGGCCCGCCTGGAGGGCATCGGCACCCTCGACCTCGAGGGCTGCCTGGCGCTCGGCCTGACCGGCCCGCCGCTGCGGGCCACGGGGTACCCCTGGGACCTGCGCAAGACGCAGCCGTACTGCGGCTACGAGACCTACGACTTCGACGTCCAGACCTGGGACACCGCCGACTCGTACGGGCGCTTCCGCGTGCGCGTCAACGAGATGCACGAGTCGCTCAAGATCGTCGAGCAGGCCGCCGAGCGCCTCGCCGGCCTCGAGGGCGCGCCGGTCATGGTCGCCGACAAGAAGATCGCCTGGCCCAGCCAGCTCTCGATCGGCTCCGACGGCATGGGCAACAGCCTCGACCACATCCGCCACATCATGGGCGAGTCCATGGAGGGCCTGATCCACCACTTCAAGCTGGTCACCGAGGGGTTCCGGGTGCCGGCCGGCCAGGCGTACGTGCCGATCGAGTCGCCCCGCGGCGAGCTCGGCGCCCACCTGGTCAGCGACGGCGGCACGCGTCCCTTCCGGGCGCACTTCCGCGACCCGTCCTTCACCAACCTGCAGGCCACCAGCGTGATGGCCGAGGGCGGCATGATCGCCGACGTGATCGTGGCCATCGCCTCCATCGACCCCGTGATGGGAGGTGTCGACCGGTGA